The Kwoniella bestiolae CBS 10118 chromosome 5, complete sequence genomic interval ATAAATCGGGACACCCACCATATGTCCACATAATGAGCCAGATTGGCTGACCGACCGGGGTGTATGCCAGACGCTCCATTGGAATTGGATCCTTCGTCTACTGTGTTTCATTATGCATTTACATTGTAAGTTATTATCACTTAATCTTCCGGAACCTATGACGGTCGTTCTATTTCATCTGTATCATGAATCACTTCGCTGATACCTCAAACCTACCAGGTTCGAAGGTATGAAAGCGTACCGACAAGAGGACGGGACCGTCCGATTGTTCAGACCAGACATGAACATGGCAAGGATGAACCGAGTGAGTCTACTTGTCCCTGCTTTAGCTCTACGGTAATCAGATTAGTTAGCAAGAAGAGCTGATAGACAATCTTACTACTCGAACAGAGCGCAGCCAGAATCGCTCTTCCCGTAAGTCAGCTGTTGTATTTTGAGGGAAAGCTCGAAGCTGACAATAGGCTAAATTGTGAACAGCAATTCGACGGAGAAGCTTTGACAGAACTGATCAAGAAGCTCGTCGTGCTGGACTCTGAGTGGATCCCCAAGGAACCTGGATACTCCCTCTACATTCGTAAGTCTGTCACGGTGAACCCAGCTATCTGTTTTGTACTTCGACAGAACAGCTGACATGTGATTACGACTACAGGTCCCACATTGATAGGAACCCAAAACGCTTTGGGTGTCGGACCAAGTTCGGACGCCATGTTATTCGTCATCTGTTCACCTGTGAGCGTCAGACATCCTTGACGGACATTCTCCCATTCACTATGCTAATACTATGCACTCAGGTCGGCCCATACTACGCCTCAGGCTTTAAGCCCGTCCAGTTGTTGGCTACTACCAAATTCGTTAGGGCCGCTCCGGGCGGCACGGGTGGATACAAACTTGGTGCCAAGTGGgtatcatacatcatcaataGACACCGCTATTTGTGAATCTTACTAACCGGTCAAAATTTGAAGCTACGCCCCCGGTGTCGTGCCCCAAGCTGAAGCTGCCAAGGAAGGATACAGTCAGAATCTGTGGTTATTGGGTAAAGAACACGCTTTGACCGAGGTGAGTCCTGGCCGGGTCCTTTCGAATGGTAGTGCTTTAGTTGACACCTTTATGTTTGATCTGCAGGTCGGTACGATGAACTTGTTCGTCGCTTTCAAGAAACCTGATGGAAGTGAGTGCCTTACCAAGCGTTTTCGTACAATTATCCCGCATGGACTGATCCTCATCAAATCTCAGCTGTCGAACTCGTTACCCCACCATTGGACGATGTAGTCTTACCAGGAGTAACCAGAGATTCGTAAGTATCATAATTTCTCGTCATTGTCACCTGCCTACCTGCCTCCCCCTCCCGTTCAAGCCTATATCCTCATACCCTCGTCTCTCGCGGAACAACACCAACGCTGACCTATCCTACAGTGCTCTCGCATTAGCTCGAGCCCACGCCAAAGGCGACAAGATCCCCGGACTCCCCGAGAACCTTGTCGTGTCAGAACGTAAACTCGTGATGGCCGATCTGGTAGAGGCGGAAAAGAACGGTACATTGGTTGAAGTTTTCGGTACAGGTACAGCAGCGATCGTCTCGGCCGTTGACAAGTGAGTCATAGCTCAGGCATCACAGCTCACACATGTGGTATTCGAGTGAAAGACACGTCTAATGATACTGACACTGACATTGTTGCTTGTCTTGATAGGATCGGATACGAGGGAAGGGATATTGAGATACCCACTGGACCGGAAGGGCTCGGGGCGATCGCAAAGGGATTATTGGATAGGATCTTGGCTATCCAAGTTGGGGAGATCGAACATCCTTGGTCTGTCATTGCTAATCCTGTCAAGTCTGTATAAAGCAAGATAGATCTGAGAGATCAAAGATTACCTTTGCTGCTATCATTTTTCGGATTTTGGGAATCAAGTATTGGGACGTCGAGAGGGACTATCATTGGTtcatcgaagatgaaggtgaagttGTAGATAAAGTATATAGTTCACATGCATGggtatatatgatatatctatTTACGTCGCAACGAGCAGCATGTGATTCGGAAACTCTTCCTCGTATAACCTATCTACAACAACGAATGATGTACGAAATCGAAAGCAGATATAATTGAGTTTAGAAAGCGAAATGATATGGTTATgagtacaggaagaagattagCTGAAAATGTGGAATTGGTATACTAGTAGATCTTATGGTATTGTACTGGACTCTCTCATGACGTTCAAAGTGACCTAACAACTCTCAATGTacttctttccttccttgaTCATCACTTCCCTGAAGTGTCTCTTCAGCTTAGTGGTAGTGAAGCCCCCgacttcctcctcgataGCACTCCAATCGATCTTCTCATGGTTCTTACTCACCACCTCCCAGATCCTACCCCTCAAATTCTTATCCATCGacccttttcccttttcAGGTGATTTGCCTTCGAAGTGTCGTTGAAGGTCGGGACCAAGTACCTCTTTCCAGTGTCTTGAGATCTTCGAAGAGTTGAAGGTTGGAGTGGCAATTGACGTGAATGAGAGTGTTTTGAGGTATCCTGGAGTGAGCATAGCAGAGATGATTGCGGCTCGTACGGCTGGTGAGATCTTGGTAGCTGAAGAGGTCCTTTTAGGTGATGGACAAGGAgtggagggtgaggagaCCTCTTTTCGCGTAGGCGGAGTTAGGGGTGTCTGTGAAAAGCCAAGGTTTGAGCTCATCAAGTCTGCATATCGAGCTATACGTCACAAGT includes:
- a CDS encoding branched-chain amino acid aminotransferase gives rise to the protein MSRIAPAPLRSLTRLSTRQLTNRNVITRPLLVSQTQTRGYKRTPQPMRDVMTGEIIQLPDLDPSLLKITKTTTPKKPLPPSKLVFGKTFTDHMLTVNWNSANGWGTPEIRPYAPLELDPSSTVFHYAFTLFEGMKAYRQEDGTVRLFRPDMNMARMNRSAARIALPQFDGEALTELIKKLVVLDSEWIPKEPGYSLYIRPTLIGTQNALGVGPSSDAMLFVICSPVGPYYASGFKPVQLLATTKFVRAAPGGTGGYKLGANYAPGVVPQAEAAKEGYSQNLWLLGKEHALTEVGTMNLFVAFKKPDGTVELVTPPLDDVVLPGVTRDSALALARAHAKGDKIPGLPENLVVSERKLVMADLVEAEKNGTLVEVFGTGTAAIVSAVDKIGYEGRDIEIPTGPEGLGAIAKGLLDRILAIQVGEIEHPWSVIANPVKSV